The following proteins are encoded in a genomic region of Jaculus jaculus isolate mJacJac1 chromosome 13, mJacJac1.mat.Y.cur, whole genome shotgun sequence:
- the LOC101605389 gene encoding disintegrin and metalloproteinase domain-containing protein 1b-like — MKGRRLALAPEHLCVRLVSMLLLGIPFISNISCDVRSAHYSSHEIVIPQSLTAKGSKDPGEKVSYMLFMQGQKQLVHLKVKRGYSVDDFPVYSYHNGTLRQEMPFSSHDCHYEGYIEGVPGSFVSVDTCSGLRGVLVKGETSYGIEPMVSSERFEHVLYTMAHQGRVSCSVMSKNSQEDARQRQKSRKLQHMQETSFLWSHTKYVEMFVVVNNQRFRMWGSNISETVRAVVDIIALVNSFTRAINTEVVLAGLEIWTEGDLIEVPVDLRVTLRNFNRWRQEKLLHRVRHDVAHMIVGHHPGEDTGQAFVNGACSSGFAAAVESFHHEDVLLFAALMAHELGHNLGIQHDIEACTCEERRFCLMHANITKHSGFSNCSSDFYYHFLHEHRGACLLNRPWRPSRQRRDARCGNGVVEPPEQCDCGSACESNQCCDTNCQLKGEAQCSNEPCCSRCQFKKKGQICRHTENLCDLLEFCDGISSYCPEDRVMQDGSICYESYQCLHGQCIDPNSQCSQIYGFGALSAPKDCYSSLNSKGNRFGNCGIPSQPGGSYATCTDEDIFCGKLICTAVSFLPPIKDKYTLIQVPHEAGWCWSMDAFDKHDIPDEAVVQNGTYCAPGKACMNSHCVNSSFVPTSCTPEESCNGNGVCNDLGNCHCNPGFAPPDCKRKGDGGSVDSGPPGSPTVKPPPQSDGGQVNQSDDDLELDVRLLAMSIVLGLLAVFVIICGIWAYRRSQAAEQESPSESTSLSSEEVSEASGSEKK; from the coding sequence ATGAAGGGTCGGAGGCTGGCTCTAGCACCAGAACACCTGTGTGTCAGGTTGGTGTCCATGTTGCTCTTGGGGATCCCCTTTATCTCGAATATCAGCTGTGACGTGAGATCAGCACACTATTCTTCTCATGAAATCGTCATCCCCCAAAGTCTGACAGCCAAGGGGAGTAAAGACCCAGGAGAGAAGGTGTCCTACATGCTGTTTATGCAAGGCCAGAAGCAGCTGGTACACCTGAAGGTGAAGAGAGGCTATTCTGTGGATGACTTTCCAGTCTACAGTTACCACAATGGTACCCTGCGGCAAGAGATGCCTTTCAGCTCGCATGACTGCCACTATGAAGGCTACATAGAAGGAGTGCCCGGTTCCTTTGTTTCTGTCGACACCTGCTCAGGCCTCAGGGGCGTCCTGGTTAAGGGGGAAACATCCTATGGCATCGAGCCCATGGTCTCTTCTGAACGGTTTGAACATGTTCTGTACACCATGGCACACCAAGGTCGAGTCTCCTGCAGTGTCATGTCCAAAAACAGCCAAGAGGACGCCAGGCAGCGCCAAAAGAGTAGGAAGCTTCAACATATGCAGGAGACCTCCTTCTTGTGGTCACACACCAAGTATGTGGAGATGTTTGTCGTGGTCAACAACCAGAGGTTCCGGATGTGGGGCAGTAACATCAGTGAGACCGTGCGGGCAGTGGTGGACATCATTGCCCTGGTCAACAGCTTCACCAGGGCCATCAACACGGAGGTAGTGCTGGCGGGATTGGAAATCTGGACTGAGGGGGACCTGATAGAGGTCCCAGTGGACCTGCGAGTGACACTCAGGAATTTCAACCGCTGGAGGCAAGAGAAGCTCCTCCACCGTGTGAGGCACGATGTTGCCCACATGATCGTTGGGCATCATCCTGGAGAGGACACAGGCCAGGCGTTTGTCAACGGTGCCTGCTCCAGCGGATTTGCGGCGGCCGTCGAGTCCTTCCATCACGAAGATGTCCTCCTGTTTGCCGCGCTCATGGCCCATGAGCTTGGGCACAACCTGGGTATTCAGCATGACATTGAGGCCTGCACTTGTGAAGAGAGGCGCTTCTGCCTCATGCACGCAAATATCACTAAACACAGTGGCTTCAGCAACTGCAGCTCCGACTTCTACTACCATTTCCTTCACGAGCACAGAGGGGCCTGCCTATTGAACAGACCGTGGCGCCCAAGCCGCCAGCGCAGGGATGCCCGATGTGGAAATGGGGTGGTGGAGCCACCGGAGCAGTGTGACTGTGGCTCCGCTTGTGAAAGCAACCAATGCTGTGATACAAACTGTCAACTGAAAGGGGAGGCACAGTGTAGTAATGAGCCCTGCTGTAGTCGATGCCAATTTAAAAAGAAGGGACAAATTTGCCGTCATACTGAAAATCTATGTGACCTTTTAGAGTTCTGTGATGGAATTTCTTCATACTGCCCCGAAGACAGGGTGATGCAAGATGGCTCAATATGTTATGAATCGTATCAGTGTCTCCATGGTCAGTGCATAGACCCTAACAGTCAGTGCTCACAGATTTATGGATTTGGTGCCTTGTCTGCCCCAAAAGATTGTTACAGTTCACTGAACAGCAAAGGAAACCGGTTTGGAAATTGTGGTATACCCTCCCAGCCTGGGGGAAGCTATGCCACGTGTACAGATGAGGATATATTTTGTGGGAAACTTATATGTACAGCGGTTTCTTTCTTACCACCGATCAAAGACAAGTACACCCTGATCCAGGTACCTCACGAAGCGGGGTGGTGCTGGAGCATGGATGCCTTTGACAAACACGATATCCCTGACGAAGCAGTTGTACAGAATGGCACTTACTGTGCCCCAGGGAAAGCTTGCATGAACTCCCATTGTGTTAATTCTTCCTTCGTTCCAACTTCATGCACACCAGAGGAATCGTGTAATGGGAATGGAGTTTGCAATGATTTGGGGAACTGCCATTGTAATCCTGGCTTTGCTCCCCCCGACTGCAAAAGAAAAGGAGATGGGGGAAGTGTGGACAGTGGTCCCCCTGGTAGCCCAACGGTTAAACCTCCACCACAAAGCGATGGAGGTCAAGTTAATCAAAGTGATGATGACTTGGAGCTAGATGTACGCTTATTAGCCATGAGTATAGTTTTGGGGTTATTAGCAGTATTTGTAATTATCTGCGGCATCTGGGCTTATAGACGCTCACAAGCTGCTGAACAAGAGTCTCCTTCAGAGTCCACATCCTTGTCCTCTGAAGAggtctcagaagcttctggatcaGAAAAGAAATAA